The DNA region CAGGCTCCTCTGTCCACCTGGCTCACTACACTTCAGCATACTGTGCAAGCTCCTTTCTGCCCTAGGGCCTTGGCATATGCTGTTCTCTTCCTGGGACACATGGCCCCAGCTCCATTGGGCTGTCTCCTTGTCATCCTTTCAATGTCTACTAAAACTTAAACTGGGTTAGCCCCCTCCCTCACAGAGCATTTTGGAGGATCTCGGGTTTCTCCTACCTCCTAACTGTAATCTCTTGTATGTGTACATAATTCTCGGATTAATGTCTGTCTCAGGTGCAAGATGCAACTCTGAAGATGTCCCGGACCCTGACTGTTTTCCTCCCTCTGTATGCTCAGCAttcagcacaatgcctggcagTTAAGCACACACATTGCcagtaatgaatgaatgagtaactCTCTGCGCCTGCCTTTATGCCCCTTCCCCAGTGCCTTCCTGTGTGTCAGCACCTGCCACACAGCAGGTGCGTAATAAGCCCTTGTGGAAAGATGAATGGAAAAGTGAACGAACACCTGCGTCCATCTCTAGTCACTTGCCTTTCCGAGTCCCTTCTCTTGACCTCTCCCTTTATGTAGAGCTTATATATAGTATGTAGGTGTAACTCGTGTGCTATGGGCCCCTCTCCAGGAGTTGGGCTGGGCTGGgagtccctccctcccctcccccccgccccgcccccacatGCACacagcaaaacattaaaaagaaaacatctcaAAACTGCAAAAAACACCACGGCCCTACCCCCGCCCCCTAAatcccacaaaaaaataaaacacgaCGCTCCCTCAGCAGAGCCCCCTCCCTGCTTCACCCCTCCCCTGGGGTCCCTTTGGCGGTTGAGGGGGCTCCCCGACGCCCGGGGCCGGGGAGGGGCGCAGGGGGAAGGCCACGCAGTCTCCAGCGCGCTCTCGGGGAAGAGCGAGGCGCCCCGACCCGGCAGCCTCGTTGCACGCGCGCCCGCGCACGCGCCCGGGACACGCCCCGCTCCCCGCGCGCCCCTACACGGGCGTGGTTTTCCTGTTGAGCGTGTTGGTGTTGGAGGCGGCGGCCTCCTTGGCCAGGGTCccgggggcgggggcggcgggCGCAGGCGGCGCGGGCGCGGGCGCGGCGGGCGGCCCGGTGACCGTGACCGTGACGCCGCCGCCCGCCTCCTTGGGGAAGGCGTTGTGCAGCGTGAGGAAGCCGGGCGCACCCCCGCGGTCCCGCTCGGCGCCCGTCCCGCCGCCGCCCCCGGCGCCCCCGGCCGCGCCGCTGTACGcgcccgcgccgccgccgccgccggccccCGCCAACCCCGCGGCCACGCTGCCCTTGGACGGGTCGCGGCTGAGCGTGTACATGGAGATGTCCGTGGAGGCGAAGCCCGGGCCGCCCGGGCCGCCGGGAGACGCGTCCCGCGACGGCGACGGCTCGCTGGAGCGGGAGCTGGAGCGGGAGCGGCGGCGGTAGCGGAAGCGGTAACTGGGCAGACGGAGGATGGCCGAGGGGCCGCTCCCGCCACTGCCGCCCGCGCCCCCGCCGGCCTTGAGCAGGTCCGAGCGAGACTGGCAGTGCGCCTCGCGGCTGCGCTCGATGTAGATGTTGACGGCCAGCACGCCGATCACCTCGGCCAGGATGAAGGACAGCCCGCCGAAGTAGAAGGACCAGCCGTACGAGTAGTGGTTCTTCTTCTCCTCATCCCGCTTCGGGCCCGGCTCGCCCGCGTTGGCAGAGATGTACACGATCACTCCGATGATGTTGCTCAGGCCTGGGCGGGGACAGTTAGAGGGGAGCCTCCAGGCCACCCGGGCCCGGGCCCGCCCCTCCCTGCCCCGCCCCGCAGTCCAGGCCTTGCCCCGGGAGGGCTAAGCTCCACCCAGGGAGTTAGGCCCCGCCCCACCGGACGAACCTCGACTCAGGACCTAGGCCCCAAACCCCCCCCCCTCCACATGGAATGGGACAGACAGGACTCTGGATGGTCTAAGCTCCACTCGGTGGCCTAGACTCCGCCCCTGCTAGCCCAAGCTCCTGCTGCACTGTTCTGATGGTCCAAACACTATTCTTGATGAGACAGTCACAGCCTGGGTTTCCAGGTCCTTTCTTGGTTGATTTAATTTATAAACTCAGTCTCCGCCGTCTGTCCTTTGAATAAAACGATGTGATCTCTCTAGGTCCTGTCTACTGCTGATCTACACTCTCCAGCCTGGGTATTTACTCCAGGCGCTCccctgatgttttaaaatttgataaatcaGGTTCCCTTTCAACTCTAGGTCCCGCCTCCAGTTTGTCAAACCCCGCCCCCTGTGGGTCTAGGCAAAGCTCCTCCACACCCCTCTCAGGCCTAACTAGCTCCAAATTCCAGATCCTCCAGATCTTCCCTTGCAGATTTAGACCCAACCCCATGCATACCCTGCTCTTTAAATATGCTAaatcctccctcttctccttatCCTACCCCTTCAAACGACTCTGCCCCTGGAATTTCCCAGCTGTACTCTTGCAGAGTAGAAAGGGAAGGGGGGGGTCTTACTCCTAATAACATGCCTCTCAAGGAGTTGGTCTAAGCGCCCTAAATCACCCAGGTTAATAATGCCCTTAATGACATAATCCCTCCCATTTTGAATTTTCCAGGCACCGCCCAATCTTTTTagcccctcctccaccctgttTTACTGGCCTAGCCCCTTCAGCCTTCATCTCTACACGGTTTCTCAGAACCACCCCCTTCTTGGCTAATCTACTAAGCAGGCTGCTCACCGTCCTCCAGCAAATCACGTTTTCCCTCTTCTGGCCCCTCCCTTCGGTGGCCAGCCCCGCCCCTCTAACCCTAATACCTCAAGCCCATCTCAAGGTCCCACCCCCTTTCCAAAGCTCCTCCCCTCCCGCCTCCAGAACGGCGGGCTTTGGAACCTAAGCTCCTAGCATCCTCGGTTACGCTCCAGACACTGGTCTGTGCCCAAGAAGAGTACACCTACCTTACCCAGCGGGAGGCGATGGAGCTTGGGAAGAGCCTAGAAAGGCTTCGGGCTCCAGGGGGCGCTCGGGGTAGGGTCGTTTTGCAGGCAGACCCGCGCACACACTCGCGCGCGCGCTCGCGGGGACCGCTCCAGCCCGCcgccccttccctctgcctctcACCTGCTGCCACGAACAGGATCCCGGCTCCCAGAATGATGTTCCTCTTGGACTTGTAGACGCGGGAGGCCGCCACGCACACGCCCCCGAGCAGCAGCAGGATGGCGCTCAGGATGGGGAAGATGCTGGAGGCCCGGACAACTCCTgcggggaggaagaaaggaaaggagggaggaagggagcgAGGGCGGTCAGACGGGCCGCCTGCGCTCCCCGGCCCGCGGCGCCTCCTGCCTGCCTTGGCCACTGTTTCTTTCTGGGTCTAGTTCTCTAATTCTGCCTCTCTGCCTgtaatcctttcttttttctttcatctattctcccgcctgtttttaaaaaatttctccatATATATGTCTGATTTCCTCTCGTTTTCtcgtccttttcttttttccttggccTATGTTTTTCCTCTCCTGTcgtattattttcctctttctctaaatcactctccctctctattcttcTCTCAGCTTCTCCATTGTTCCTCCCCcatgtcctttttctttcttggtgttCCCTGCTACGCGAATCTTCCCTTTCTCCAGATCTTTCAAATGTCTTCGTACTTGTCTacaccccttctctcccctccctcctcctcccttttctgccAGGCGTCATCTCTTTCTGAGTTTCTCCAGcacccccgccccctccccgcgACTTCTGCCTGGCTTCATTCAACCTTTCTGGGTCGCTcgctctccctcccctcttccttccctggcctctcctcttccccacccccatccatcTCTCTCCCCCCATCTGTCTTTCTCCCTCTCTATCTCTCTGCAGTCCTTTTCATCCACCTCTAAAACCCCAGGCAACCAGACTTGGCGATTTCAGAGCCCGGCTAAGGCTGCAGCCAATCGTCACCCAAGCTTTGCCGCGTTCTCGGGGTGACTACCAATCGCAGCCCAGGCTTCCCCAGCCCGCTCCTGGAGTGGCCCGTCCCTGCCGCGGATTGGTCCACGGCCCGGGCGCGGCGGCCAATCCCAGCCCGAGAGTCGACAGCCCGTCCTAGTGCACAGCTGCCGCGAGTACCCCAGAGAACCGGGCGGCCAATCAGCATCCGAGATCCCCCCTCGGCCCGCCCCGAGGTGAGAGGAGGGGGCGGGGACCCATCACTAAGCCAATGGGGAGCCAGGGGATCTGAGCGTCTGGCCGCGGATCGGCTGGGAAGCTAACCTACGCGTGTGATCCCAGCGCCGGCCCGGCAGCCCCCTCCCCCCGGCTGTCCCGGACCCCACGTACGGAGCAGATACTCCGCGCTGTCGTGGTCGTAGTCCGTGTCCTCCGGAAAATGGTTGATCTTCACGCAGACGCCTCTTTTCAGCCCTGGAGAAGGGacgggggtggtgggggtgggaacTTCAGAGTTGGGGGCGGGGCGGCCCACAGGGAGAAAGCCCCCCCCTTCCCCAGACCCCTTCTCTCTGGTCTGATGGTGAGACAGAAGTCCTGGCCCTGAGCCGGTGTCGGTATCGGGACAACTTTCAACCTCTCTGGTCTGTTTCCCCACctgttaaaaaggaaacaaaaaaaacacccaaagGCTAATATCTTTCCAAGCACGTACTACAGGCTCCAGGACGTCTGCCCTGTAACCTGGGCTAAGACACTCAACCTGTCTGGCTTTCTCTTTCCCCTCGGAGGAGAAGGGTGTTGGTCTCCACTTTGTCAAGCCGCCCTTGTAACCCTCAACTTGTTGAGAAGTCTGAAAATGCGTGGGAAAACAAGGACTGGACTTCCCCTGAGACCCTGCGTGCGAAGTCCAGTTGCAGGAGGGAGCAGCCCAGTGGGTCGTGGGAGTTTGGTTTCTTCATCCTGTAAAGAGAGGGAGGGATTCCCAGTCTAGCAGAATCTGGACCCTCCAGAGATGGAGTGGCTGAGGAGGGAGTGTAGGACGGCCCTAGGGGTGCTGCAggctctcctctcccttcctcccagtGTCCTCTCCTCGGATCCTCATCCTCACACCCTCTGGAAACCTATCTGACTTCTTTGGAGACACTGTCTATTTTACAACCTCTAGCACAtagctgaagaaaaaaaaagtataagtaaaTTTAGATTCCTCAACTCTCCAAGCTCCCTCCAACCTCCAGGCCAGGGAACATTCTGTTCACATTCTCTGCTGATGTAGTACTTACCCTGCAGCTCCTTTAAAAAGCATTCCCTACATGCAcgagcgcgcgcgcgcacacacacacacacacacacacacacacacacacaagttggGCCAGTGGCCTCCTCTTGGGTACAACAGCTCCCTGGCTGCCCCCTTTAGGATGTGCTTGGGTTGATTTACAGTCATCCTACTCAAGCTGGGAGTTCCTCAAGGGGAAGGGCCTGGAGTCAGATTCCTTGTCCCTAGCATTGCCTGGTACCCAGAGACCTAGAAGAACAATAGAcggatgaatgagtgaatgatgGACAGAATAGAAGGAGAGCAGAAGTAGAGAGTAAAGGCAGACCAATACAGGCAAAGAAGAGCCGAAGAAATGGGGGTAAAGAGAAGAATTGGTAAGAAGGAGGACACG from Urocitellus parryii isolate mUroPar1 chromosome 15, mUroPar1.hap1, whole genome shotgun sequence includes:
- the Cacng8 gene encoding voltage-dependent calcium channel gamma-8 subunit — encoded protein: MTIAISTDYWLYTRALICNTTNLTAGDDGPQHRGGGGASEKKDPGGLTHSGLWRICCLEGLKRGVCVKINHFPEDTDYDHDSAEYLLRVVRASSIFPILSAILLLLGGVCVAASRVYKSKRNIILGAGILFVAAGLSNIIGVIVYISANAGEPGPKRDEEKKNHYSYGWSFYFGGLSFILAEVIGVLAVNIYIERSREAHCQSRSDLLKAGGGAGGSGGSGPSAILRLPSYRFRYRRRSRSSSRSSEPSPSRDASPGGPGGPGFASTDISMYTLSRDPSKGSVAAGLAGAGGGGGAGAYSGAAGGAGGGGGTGAERDRGGAPGFLTLHNAFPKEAGGGVTVTVTGPPAAPAPAPPAPAAPAPGTLAKEAAASNTNTLNRKTTPV